A window of the Candidatus Jettenia caeni genome harbors these coding sequences:
- a CDS encoding NAD-dependent epimerase/dehydratase, translating into MKILLTGSTGFVGKQLLHDLIDNDYQVRCLVRQGSENKITNYKDKNIDIVYGDTTDARSLDDTLKGCDAVINLVGIIREFPGKGVTFERLHYEGTANLVTAARTQGIRRFIHMSALGARPQGKTQYQQTKFRAEEFVRDSGLDYTIFRPSIIFGPGDKFVNLFANMLKTQQFVPVVGNGKYKMQPVALENVSSGFVKSIGQKNAIGKTFEIGGPEKMEFDKLIDIIGEVLCLPPYKIHIPAFIMRCMAEMFDWIPSFPITTEQITMLLEGNVCDERPFFEHFGIKPIGFKEGISQYLQI; encoded by the coding sequence ATGAAGATACTTTTGACCGGCAGTACAGGTTTTGTTGGAAAGCAGTTACTGCACGATTTGATCGATAATGATTATCAGGTTAGATGCCTTGTTAGGCAGGGATCTGAGAACAAAATCACGAATTACAAAGATAAAAATATTGATATCGTATATGGTGATACTACCGATGCCCGTAGTTTGGACGATACACTAAAGGGGTGTGATGCGGTAATTAATCTTGTCGGTATTATTCGAGAGTTTCCCGGGAAAGGGGTTACCTTTGAGAGACTCCATTATGAGGGTACAGCAAACCTTGTTACAGCAGCCAGAACACAAGGAATCAGACGGTTTATACATATGAGCGCATTGGGAGCGCGGCCACAGGGAAAAACTCAATATCAACAAACCAAGTTTCGTGCGGAAGAATTCGTGAGAGATAGTGGACTTGATTATACAATCTTTCGCCCTTCCATTATATTCGGACCGGGTGACAAATTTGTTAATCTGTTTGCCAATATGCTCAAAACTCAACAATTTGTGCCTGTTGTGGGTAATGGAAAGTATAAAATGCAGCCCGTGGCGCTTGAAAATGTCTCATCAGGTTTTGTAAAATCGATAGGACAAAAAAATGCTATCGGTAAAACCTTCGAGATTGGAGGACCGGAGAAGATGGAATTCGACAAGCTTATTGATATCATAGGTGAAGTGCTCTGTTTACCACCATACAAGATTCATATTCCCGCATTTATAATGCGTTGTATGGCCGAAATGTTCGATTGGATACCATCCTTCCCTATAACAACAGAGCAAATCACCATGCTTCTTGAGGGTAACGTTTGTGATGAGAGACCGTTTTTTGAACATTTCGGTATTAAACCTATTGGCTTTAAGGAAGGAATATCTCAATACCTTCAAATATAA
- a CDS encoding DNA helicase, protein MKTTKWLAGNFIAPEALSSIQDAIKKAGGNEIFLIGKLNEELLVIDVDVYAMGNKNAVPAITKDAKYGDVIIHNHPDGILDPSDADIEIASCMGTLGVGFYITDNQVKYLYPVVKVKKKPLYEELNFKELLGQFLPGGNFAQQLPRYEYREQQIEMLKSVINAFNCHKIALIEAGTGTGKSLAYLVPAVFWSIKNQERVVISTNTINLQEQLIEKDIPILQKCCGLNFKSVLVKGRNNYLCLRKVYNLRSEGGTLIEDNNRQQLNTLLEWAIKTRDGSKADLNFIPREDAWESIQSEADQCTRLKCQFYDACFFYIARRNAASADILVINHYLLMADLIVRQESKGYEGVAILPPFKKIIIDEAHHLEAVATSNLSSVVSRLRITKLLGRLINLKDARKGLLQHIKGKLKEVSSDHDKSIAIDITDKINTEIIEARQHLYNTVLEVFEDISHAVGKYIVNAGLQKDKNEEMKLRITTHFASTDLWHAGIEVKLKSLCIEIHKFTLLLKTVLDKIGELSKKSQDILSSVLIDIVSCKMRLKMVAHDISFFITTDEKFCKWIEIKRYKENPIIRFCTAPLSVSDGLKACLYDNYPTILLTSATLAVNNNFTFFKENIGLDQIPEDRLSELMLRSPFDYKKQVIVGIPTDISEPNGSGYALALEHNIFKTIEISEGRALILFTSYNLLDNLYQKLEPRITHMGYTCLKQGMDNRHSLLDTFKKDKTSVLFATDSFWEGIDVKGDALECVILTRLPFKVPTEPIIEARAEAIENSGGDAFYNYSLPMAVIKFKQGFGRLIRSRDDKGVVVIFDSRVVTKRYGHIFLESLPDIRYIKDKGEVVFREMKEFLAQSLH, encoded by the coding sequence TATCTTAGATCCGTCCGATGCAGACATCGAAATTGCTTCATGTATGGGGACATTAGGAGTGGGATTCTATATCACAGATAACCAGGTAAAGTATCTGTATCCAGTGGTGAAGGTAAAGAAAAAACCTCTGTATGAAGAGCTCAATTTTAAAGAGCTTTTGGGGCAATTTCTGCCCGGGGGAAATTTTGCTCAACAGCTACCGCGCTATGAGTACCGCGAACAGCAAATCGAGATGTTAAAGTCGGTAATCAACGCCTTTAATTGCCATAAGATCGCCCTCATTGAAGCAGGAACAGGAACTGGTAAATCTCTCGCATACCTTGTTCCGGCGGTGTTTTGGAGCATAAAAAATCAGGAGCGGGTAGTAATTTCCACCAATACAATAAACCTGCAGGAACAGTTGATTGAAAAAGATATACCGATACTGCAGAAGTGTTGTGGATTGAATTTTAAGAGCGTCCTGGTAAAAGGAAGGAATAACTACCTTTGTCTTAGAAAGGTTTATAATTTACGCTCCGAGGGTGGCACGCTGATTGAAGACAATAACAGACAGCAATTGAATACCCTATTAGAATGGGCTATAAAGACACGGGATGGGAGCAAGGCAGACCTGAATTTCATACCCCGTGAGGATGCCTGGGAATCGATACAATCAGAGGCAGACCAATGTACACGGTTGAAGTGCCAGTTTTATGATGCATGTTTCTTTTATATTGCACGGAGAAACGCAGCCAGCGCTGATATTCTTGTCATAAACCATTATCTTTTGATGGCCGACCTGATTGTGCGTCAGGAATCGAAGGGCTACGAAGGTGTCGCTATCTTGCCACCCTTCAAAAAAATCATCATAGACGAGGCGCATCATTTAGAAGCCGTGGCAACAAGTAACCTGAGCAGTGTAGTCTCACGGTTAAGAATAACAAAGCTACTGGGAAGATTAATTAATCTAAAAGATGCCAGGAAAGGTCTTTTACAGCACATCAAAGGTAAACTAAAAGAAGTAAGCTCAGATCATGACAAATCCATAGCAATAGATATTACTGACAAAATCAACACAGAAATCATTGAAGCAAGACAGCATCTCTATAATACAGTCCTGGAAGTCTTTGAAGATATCTCCCATGCCGTAGGCAAGTATATTGTAAATGCTGGTTTACAAAAAGATAAAAATGAAGAAATGAAACTCCGTATAACCACACACTTCGCTTCCACAGACCTGTGGCATGCTGGTATAGAGGTAAAGCTGAAGTCCTTATGTATAGAGATCCATAAATTTACCCTGTTGTTAAAGACAGTATTAGATAAGATAGGAGAATTATCCAAAAAGTCGCAGGATATTTTATCATCGGTATTAATAGATATTGTATCGTGTAAGATGCGTTTAAAAATGGTGGCACATGATATATCTTTTTTCATCACCACGGACGAAAAGTTTTGCAAGTGGATAGAAATTAAAAGATACAAAGAAAATCCTATTATCCGGTTTTGTACAGCGCCCCTTTCCGTTTCTGATGGTTTGAAGGCCTGCCTCTATGATAATTACCCTACAATACTATTGACGTCAGCTACATTAGCAGTCAACAATAATTTTACGTTTTTTAAAGAGAATATTGGCCTGGATCAAATCCCGGAGGATCGATTATCTGAATTGATGCTCCGCTCTCCATTTGATTATAAAAAGCAGGTTATCGTTGGCATTCCCACAGATATTTCAGAACCTAATGGGTCTGGTTATGCATTGGCGCTCGAGCACAATATCTTTAAGACTATAGAAATTTCTGAAGGAAGGGCATTAATCCTGTTTACCTCTTATAACCTTCTTGATAATCTTTATCAAAAACTAGAACCTCGGATTACACATATGGGCTATACCTGCTTAAAACAAGGAATGGATAACCGCCACAGCCTCCTTGATACTTTCAAAAAAGACAAGACGTCCGTTCTTTTTGCTACCGATAGTTTCTGGGAAGGGATTGATGTTAAAGGAGACGCCCTGGAATGTGTTATCCTTACCAGATTACCCTTTAAAGTACCTACAGAACCTATTATTGAGGCGCGGGCAGAAGCTATTGAGAATTCCGGTGGTGATGCTTTCTATAACTATTCTTTACCTATGGCTGTAATTAAATTTAAACAGGGCTTTGGAAGGCTTATACGGAGCCGTGATGATAAGGGTGTAGTGGTTATTTTTGACAGTCGGGTGGTTACCAAGAGGTATGGGCATATATTTCTCGAATCCCTTCCCGATATAAGATACATTAAGGATAAAGGGGAGGTTGTTTTTCGGGAAATGAAAGAATTCCTGGCGCAGTCTCTTCATTAA